Proteins encoded by one window of Electrophorus electricus isolate fEleEle1 chromosome 17, fEleEle1.pri, whole genome shotgun sequence:
- the npm2b gene encoding nucleoplasmin-2b isoform X1: MNGLPEVTRQYCSLHVTLSGSVRIISVIKMNKTEKPVSSLWGCELTESNKEESFKADDTNHQHQLALRTMCLGHTAKDEFNIIELVTGEGKARAKAVPIATLHAKSMPTVSELELTSHLFHYHTNSESPVSIDICQVNLSGLDLHPPVTFRLKHGSGPVYVGAEHVALEDYSDEEEGEEEMDEEVEEEEEDIEESPVKKVTKNGASKRKKPEKGDDEGDASEGENNPPKKGKGRGRKPVSARV; the protein is encoded by the exons ATGAATGGTTTACCTGAGGTGACTCGACAGTACTGTAGTCTACATGTAACGCTTTCAGGGTCGGTCAGGATAATATCcgttataaaaatgaacaaaacagaaaagcctgTGTCGAGTCTTTGGG GTTGCGAGCTTACCGAGTCAAACAAGGAAGAGTCTTTTAAGGCGGACGACACAAACCATCAGCACCAGCTTGCGTTAAGAACA ATGTGCTTGGGCCACACTGCAAAAGACGAGTTCAACATCATTGAGCTGGTTACCGGCGAGGGCAAGGCCCGTGCCAAAGCTGTCCCAATTGCCACTTTACACGCCAAGTCGATGCCTACAGTAAGTGAACTTGAGCTCACCTCGCATTTATTTCACTACCACACAAATTCTGAATCCCCTGTCTCCATCGACATCTGTCAGGTCAATTTGTCCGGTTTAGATTTGCATCCTCCTGTGACCTTTCGACTGAAGCATGGCTCAGGACCCGTATATGTTGGAGCTGAGCACGTGGCCT TGGAAGACTACTCTGATGAAGAGGAGGGCGAGGAGGAGATGGAtgaggaggtagaggaagaggaggaggatatCGAAGAGTCACCTGTgaaaaaagtcacaaaaaatGGTGCTAGCAAA AGAAAGAAGCCAGAGAAGGGAGACGATGAGGG TGATGCATCAGAGGGTGAAAACAATCCCCCTAAAAAG ggaaaaggaagagggagaaagccAGTGAGTGCGAGGGTTTGA
- the npm2b gene encoding nucleoplasmin-2b isoform X2: MNGLPEVTRQYCSLHVTLSGSVRIISVIKMNKTEKPVSSLWGCELTESNKEESFKADDTNHQHQLALRTMCLGHTAKDEFNIIELVTGEGKARAKAVPIATLHAKSMPTVNLSGLDLHPPVTFRLKHGSGPVYVGAEHVALEDYSDEEEGEEEMDEEVEEEEEDIEESPVKKVTKNGASKRKKPEKGDDEGDASEGENNPPKKGKGRGRKPVSARV, from the exons ATGAATGGTTTACCTGAGGTGACTCGACAGTACTGTAGTCTACATGTAACGCTTTCAGGGTCGGTCAGGATAATATCcgttataaaaatgaacaaaacagaaaagcctgTGTCGAGTCTTTGGG GTTGCGAGCTTACCGAGTCAAACAAGGAAGAGTCTTTTAAGGCGGACGACACAAACCATCAGCACCAGCTTGCGTTAAGAACA ATGTGCTTGGGCCACACTGCAAAAGACGAGTTCAACATCATTGAGCTGGTTACCGGCGAGGGCAAGGCCCGTGCCAAAGCTGTCCCAATTGCCACTTTACACGCCAAGTCGATGCCTACA GTCAATTTGTCCGGTTTAGATTTGCATCCTCCTGTGACCTTTCGACTGAAGCATGGCTCAGGACCCGTATATGTTGGAGCTGAGCACGTGGCCT TGGAAGACTACTCTGATGAAGAGGAGGGCGAGGAGGAGATGGAtgaggaggtagaggaagaggaggaggatatCGAAGAGTCACCTGTgaaaaaagtcacaaaaaatGGTGCTAGCAAA AGAAAGAAGCCAGAGAAGGGAGACGATGAGGG TGATGCATCAGAGGGTGAAAACAATCCCCCTAAAAAG ggaaaaggaagagggagaaagccAGTGAGTGCGAGGGTTTGA
- the npm2b gene encoding nucleoplasmin-2b isoform X3, whose amino-acid sequence MNKTEKPVSSLWGCELTESNKEESFKADDTNHQHQLALRTMCLGHTAKDEFNIIELVTGEGKARAKAVPIATLHAKSMPTVSELELTSHLFHYHTNSESPVSIDICQVNLSGLDLHPPVTFRLKHGSGPVYVGAEHVALEDYSDEEEGEEEMDEEVEEEEEDIEESPVKKVTKNGASKRKKPEKGDDEGDASEGENNPPKKGKGRGRKPVSARV is encoded by the exons atgaacaaaacagaaaagcctgTGTCGAGTCTTTGGG GTTGCGAGCTTACCGAGTCAAACAAGGAAGAGTCTTTTAAGGCGGACGACACAAACCATCAGCACCAGCTTGCGTTAAGAACA ATGTGCTTGGGCCACACTGCAAAAGACGAGTTCAACATCATTGAGCTGGTTACCGGCGAGGGCAAGGCCCGTGCCAAAGCTGTCCCAATTGCCACTTTACACGCCAAGTCGATGCCTACAGTAAGTGAACTTGAGCTCACCTCGCATTTATTTCACTACCACACAAATTCTGAATCCCCTGTCTCCATCGACATCTGTCAGGTCAATTTGTCCGGTTTAGATTTGCATCCTCCTGTGACCTTTCGACTGAAGCATGGCTCAGGACCCGTATATGTTGGAGCTGAGCACGTGGCCT TGGAAGACTACTCTGATGAAGAGGAGGGCGAGGAGGAGATGGAtgaggaggtagaggaagaggaggaggatatCGAAGAGTCACCTGTgaaaaaagtcacaaaaaatGGTGCTAGCAAA AGAAAGAAGCCAGAGAAGGGAGACGATGAGGG TGATGCATCAGAGGGTGAAAACAATCCCCCTAAAAAG ggaaaaggaagagggagaaagccAGTGAGTGCGAGGGTTTGA